A single window of Desulfovibrio sp. G11 DNA harbors:
- a CDS encoding efflux RND transporter permease subunit, with product MSAPHSAPHENTHDAAQQVRKKPVRGHRLGPADLPLNISAPFIRRPVATVLLTIAITLAGLVAFGLLPVAPLPETDFPVVMVRARMPGAGAETMAATVATPLERALGRIAGVTEMTSSSSLGSTNVILQFDLDRNIDGAARDVQSAINAARSTLPTMPSNPSYRKVNPAGAPIMILSVTSDVLTRSQLYDAASTVLAQKISQLAGVGEVVVGGGALPAVRVEVIPDALSRAGLSMADVRRALAAANAYLPKGQIESEQNYWLVGANDQLHQADDYRSLVVGRKGDRVIRLEDVAQVKDSSQDVRNMAVSNGQPAVLLIVFRSPGANIIETVDRVKDMLPQLRSWLPESADLSLRMDRSLTIRASLHEVEKSLMLAMALVVLVTFLFLRNGRATCIPAVAAPVSLIATFGVMYLCGYSLDNLSLMALTVSTGFVVDDAIVVLENIVRRLELGESPMRAALRGAREVGFTVVSISLSLVAVFAPILFMGGVVGRLFREFSVVLTTAVLVSMVVSLTTTPMMCARLLRPIRASQPDGSAPEPALPSAGSSAAVLKPVFWGKNRAWNAARCFFSGMGDAWGRVLAGMQSGYARSLPVVLRHPRLTMFVLLLVVAANVWMYIIVPKGFFPMQDTGVIIGGIRADQSASFQAMQSKLAKLVEVIRADPAVRQVSAHISGGRGGGGVFIALKPLEERKVGAQAVIGRLRGKLSGEPGLQIFLQPAQDIMMGGRSSRAQYQYTLQADTLDDLRTWGRRMQQALADLPQFKDVDSDIEERGLQTMVTVSRDALARHGLSMKDVDAALGNAFGQSQVSTIYRDKNQYRVVLEYAENWLQSEEALGKVYLSGKDGLVPLLGVAEVAPSFAPLSVSHQGQFAAITLSFNLAPGIALSQAQEAIEEARVRLGVPSSIVGSFQGTAKMFSDTAGNQVVLILAALAALYIVLGVLYESLIHPLTILSTLPSAGGGALLALMLFKLEFSVIALIGVLLLCGIVKKNAIMMIDFALEASRSRNLPPDKAIYEACLLRFRPIMMTTAAAIFGAVPLVLGQGDGAEIRQPLGVTIVGGLLMSQLLTLYTTPVVYLCLDRARLRTRRWWWRLRYGEAVARRLQVLSRRT from the coding sequence ATGAGCGCCCCTCACAGCGCCCCGCATGAAAATACTCATGACGCGGCGCAGCAGGTTCGTAAAAAGCCCGTGCGCGGGCATCGCCTGGGACCTGCTGATTTGCCCCTGAATATTTCTGCGCCCTTTATCCGGCGGCCTGTCGCCACCGTTCTTCTGACCATCGCCATCACCCTGGCGGGGCTGGTGGCCTTTGGCCTGCTGCCCGTGGCCCCGCTGCCGGAAACGGATTTTCCCGTGGTTATGGTGCGGGCGCGCATGCCCGGCGCAGGCGCGGAAACTATGGCCGCCACTGTGGCGACCCCGCTGGAGCGCGCCCTGGGGCGCATCGCCGGGGTGACGGAAATGACGTCAAGCAGCAGCCTCGGCTCCACCAATGTTATTTTGCAGTTTGACCTGGACCGCAATATCGACGGCGCTGCCCGTGATGTGCAGTCAGCCATCAATGCCGCGCGTTCAACCCTGCCCACTATGCCGTCCAACCCGTCTTACCGCAAGGTGAACCCGGCGGGTGCGCCCATCATGATCTTGTCCGTCACCTCGGACGTACTGACCCGCTCACAACTGTATGATGCGGCCTCCACGGTGCTGGCGCAAAAGATATCCCAGCTGGCGGGCGTGGGCGAAGTTGTGGTGGGCGGCGGGGCGTTGCCTGCCGTGCGTGTGGAGGTCATCCCCGATGCCTTGAGCCGGGCGGGCCTGAGCATGGCCGATGTGCGCAGGGCGCTGGCCGCTGCCAATGCCTACCTGCCCAAGGGCCAGATAGAGAGCGAGCAGAACTACTGGCTGGTGGGGGCCAACGACCAGTTGCATCAGGCGGATGATTACAGGTCGCTTGTTGTGGGGCGCAAGGGCGACAGGGTCATTCGTCTCGAAGATGTGGCGCAGGTCAAAGACAGCTCCCAGGATGTGCGCAACATGGCGGTGTCCAACGGCCAGCCGGCTGTACTGCTCATTGTGTTCCGTTCTCCCGGCGCCAATATCATCGAAACTGTGGACAGGGTGAAGGACATGCTGCCCCAGTTGCGCTCCTGGCTGCCGGAAAGTGCGGACCTGAGCCTGCGCATGGACCGCTCGCTGACCATCCGCGCGTCTTTGCACGAGGTGGAAAAAAGCCTGATGCTGGCCATGGCGCTGGTGGTGCTGGTGACCTTTCTTTTTCTGCGCAACGGCCGGGCCACCTGCATTCCGGCGGTGGCGGCTCCGGTATCCCTTATTGCCACGTTCGGCGTCATGTACCTGTGCGGCTACAGTCTGGACAATCTTTCGCTCATGGCACTTACGGTTTCCACCGGTTTTGTGGTGGATGACGCCATTGTGGTGCTGGAAAATATCGTCCGGCGTCTTGAGCTTGGCGAAAGCCCCATGCGGGCCGCCCTGCGCGGCGCGCGGGAGGTGGGTTTTACCGTTGTTTCCATTTCCCTTTCCCTTGTGGCGGTATTTGCCCCCATTTTGTTTATGGGCGGCGTGGTGGGCCGGTTGTTCCGGGAATTTTCTGTGGTGCTGACCACGGCGGTGCTGGTATCTATGGTGGTTTCGCTTACCACAACGCCCATGATGTGCGCCAGGCTGTTGCGGCCCATTCGTGCCAGCCAGCCCGATGGTTCTGCGCCCGAGCCTGCATTGCCCTCGGCCGGAAGTTCTGCGGCGGTCCTGAAGCCGGTGTTTTGGGGCAAAAACCGTGCATGGAATGCGGCGCGGTGTTTTTTTTCGGGGATGGGTGATGCCTGGGGCAGGGTACTTGCGGGCATGCAGTCGGGCTACGCCCGCAGTCTGCCTGTGGTGCTGCGGCATCCGCGCCTGACCATGTTCGTCCTGCTGCTGGTGGTGGCGGCCAATGTATGGATGTACATCATTGTGCCCAAGGGATTTTTCCCCATGCAGGATACCGGCGTCATCATTGGCGGCATCCGCGCCGACCAGAGCGCGTCGTTTCAGGCCATGCAAAGCAAGCTGGCAAAGCTTGTGGAAGTTATCCGCGCCGACCCGGCGGTGCGGCAGGTTTCAGCCCATATTTCCGGTGGCCGTGGCGGTGGCGGGGTGTTCATCGCCCTCAAGCCGCTGGAAGAGCGCAAAGTCGGCGCGCAGGCCGTTATAGGCAGGCTGCGCGGCAAACTTTCCGGCGAGCCGGGTTTGCAGATTTTTTTACAACCTGCACAGGACATCATGATGGGCGGGCGCAGTTCGCGCGCGCAATATCAGTATACCCTGCAAGCCGACACGCTGGACGACCTGCGTACCTGGGGACGCCGCATGCAGCAGGCTCTGGCGGACCTGCCCCAGTTCAAGGACGTGGACAGCGATATTGAAGAGCGGGGCCTGCAAACTATGGTTACGGTCAGCCGTGATGCCCTGGCGCGGCACGGCCTGAGCATGAAGGATGTGGACGCAGCCCTGGGCAATGCCTTTGGTCAAAGCCAGGTTTCCACCATCTATCGGGACAAAAACCAGTATCGTGTGGTGCTGGAATACGCTGAAAACTGGCTGCAAAGCGAGGAGGCGCTGGGCAAGGTCTACCTGTCCGGCAAGGACGGGCTTGTGCCGCTGCTTGGGGTGGCCGAGGTAGCGCCGTCATTTGCGCCCCTTTCGGTTTCGCATCAGGGACAGTTTGCGGCCATCACCCTGTCATTCAACCTTGCGCCGGGGATTGCCCTCTCGCAGGCGCAGGAGGCCATTGAAGAGGCGCGGGTGCGGCTCGGCGTACCGTCTTCCATTGTGGGCAGTTTTCAGGGAACTGCCAAAATGTTCAGCGATACTGCGGGCAATCAGGTGGTTCTCATTCTGGCGGCCCTGGCGGCCCTGTATATAGTGCTTGGCGTACTGTACGAAAGCCTTATCCATCCCCTGACCATTTTATCCACCTTGCCTTCAGCCGGGGGCGGGGCCTTGCTGGCACTGATGCTTTTCAAGCTGGAATTCAGCGTCATAGCGCTTATCGGCGTGCTGCTGCTGTGCGGTATTGTCAAAAAGAACGCCATCATGATGATCGACTTTGCCCTTGAAGCCTCGCGCAGCCGCAATCTGCCGCCGGACAAAGCCATTTATGAGGCCTGCTTGTTGCGTTTTCGGCCAATCATGATGACCACGGCTGCCGCCATTTTCGGCGCTGTGCCGCTTGTGCTGGGGCAGGGCGACGGCGCGGAGATCCGGCAGCCGCTGGGCGTGACCATTGTGGGGGGGCTGCTCATGAGCCAGCTTTTGACGTTGTACACCACGCCCGTGGTCTACCTGTGCCTGGACCGCGCCCGCCTGCGCACACGCCGCTGGTGGTGGCGCCTGCGCTACGGTGAAGCCGTGGCGCGCAGATTGCAGGTTTTGAGCAGAAGGACATAG